In Leptospira harrisiae, a genomic segment contains:
- a CDS encoding YihY/virulence factor BrkB family protein, producing MKRLRRFFSEVYLYDVHGLASELSFTFLLTLFPLLVVFVTLLGLLQDPKTINLMTDQIGKFLPAPIFQPIDKSVENLTRVKSYNVIALSIAISFFSSLTIFGTISKALRFISRDETKVGFIASQWINFRLLVISLLLLVLYFYLTFGLVATERFLFQKFRFGFFRYNPYLSVSLISLPYCIGLFTFYYAYITKAKTTLKENLPGAILASLLVLGMSFGFQWYLKMKNVGVNYSLAYDLISKMVVLMLYTYINSTFFIWGFLWNQVLADDRNKKSQSKK from the coding sequence ATGAAACGACTCAGACGATTTTTCAGTGAAGTGTACTTGTACGATGTCCATGGCCTGGCTTCGGAACTTTCGTTTACTTTCCTTTTGACTCTCTTTCCACTTCTAGTTGTTTTTGTGACCTTACTTGGACTTTTACAAGACCCAAAAACCATCAATTTGATGACAGACCAAATAGGGAAATTTTTACCTGCACCAATCTTTCAACCCATAGATAAAAGTGTAGAAAATTTAACAAGAGTTAAGAGCTATAATGTGATTGCTCTGAGTATTGCGATTTCTTTTTTTTCCAGTTTGACTATCTTTGGAACTATTTCCAAAGCTCTTCGGTTTATTTCCCGGGACGAAACTAAGGTTGGTTTTATCGCATCCCAGTGGATCAATTTTCGATTGCTTGTGATTTCTTTATTATTACTTGTTTTATATTTTTATCTAACATTTGGACTTGTTGCTACAGAACGGTTTTTGTTTCAAAAGTTTCGGTTTGGGTTTTTCCGATACAATCCTTATCTTTCGGTATCACTGATTTCTTTACCGTATTGTATTGGATTGTTTACATTCTATTATGCTTATATTACAAAAGCGAAAACCACTTTAAAAGAAAATTTACCCGGTGCCATTTTGGCCTCACTACTGGTGCTAGGAATGAGTTTTGGATTTCAATGGTATCTCAAAATGAAAAACGTAGGTGTGAATTATTCATTAGCATATGATTTGATTTCAAAAATGGTAGTTCTGATGTTGTATACTTATATCAATTCTACCTTTTTTATTTGGGGTTTTTTATGGAACCAAGTCCTTGCGGATGATCGGAATAAAAAATCTCAATCTAAAAAATAA
- a CDS encoding LIC12231 family lipoprotein, producing the protein MTIARTKVFKIGLSISIYFVLTNCLISYKDHPKILPLPSEEKTIDSNFVYALPTFPQMNLGGREALKNYFQNKTRFKNTVEGVDVPKSGYLVNVKVNYRSPSPEATVFLGISTLTATLLPAWSTQDGYDVQYLLYKDGKKVGTYEYHIFRNYAQWFLFIPISWYNFETATEREVFERTTHKFFEDAKDHF; encoded by the coding sequence ATGACCATAGCCAGAACTAAAGTTTTTAAAATTGGGTTATCCATATCTATTTATTTTGTTTTAACCAATTGTTTGATAAGTTATAAAGATCATCCTAAAATTCTCCCACTTCCTTCGGAAGAAAAAACCATAGATTCGAATTTTGTATATGCTCTTCCGACGTTTCCCCAAATGAATTTAGGTGGAAGGGAAGCTTTAAAAAACTATTTCCAAAACAAAACTCGTTTTAAAAACACAGTGGAAGGAGTGGATGTTCCTAAATCTGGTTATTTAGTGAATGTAAAGGTTAACTACCGTTCACCGTCTCCAGAAGCAACCGTGTTTCTTGGAATTTCCACTTTGACTGCAACACTCCTTCCTGCTTGGTCCACACAAGATGGTTATGATGTTCAGTATCTTCTTTATAAAGATGGAAAAAAAGTAGGAACCTATGAGTATCATATCTTTAGAAATTATGCTCAGTGGTTTCTCTTCATTCCTATTTCTTGGTACAATTTTGAAACTGCAACAGAAAGAGAAGTATTCGAAAGAACCACTCATAAGTTTTTTGAGGATGCCAAGGATCATTTTTAA
- a CDS encoding sulfite exporter TauE/SafE family protein, with protein MDFNFQIYHDFVWGFWPGIIVVFGVGFFVGYLASFLGLGGGFIYTPFFHSFFHLTAVQAVAVSLAQMPISSLSGLVVYYKNNKIRWKQGFLLLCTSIPTAQYTAYKFGRFEDTEIGKQLFYGTPFSEFIYLIVFTVFLGILAIYNMITALRRRRRYFQTLEVRSQNLNSNIATDSKTNENQMEPFTYSPKSAIIVLLTGIFFGLFSSLFGIGGGFLAVPLFVYYFRMSPVEAVATSFLGIFLTSFGTSVMFFFQGKLHLELALIGSFGGIFGARIGSLKAINAKPYSILLVTATFQFLVVIWYVIGKLPKF; from the coding sequence TTGGATTTCAACTTTCAAATTTATCATGACTTTGTCTGGGGATTTTGGCCTGGGATCATAGTTGTATTTGGAGTTGGGTTCTTTGTTGGTTATTTAGCATCGTTTTTAGGGCTCGGGGGTGGATTCATTTACACTCCCTTTTTTCATAGTTTTTTTCATTTAACGGCCGTTCAAGCAGTAGCCGTTTCTCTCGCACAGATGCCGATTTCTTCCCTTTCCGGTCTTGTTGTTTATTATAAAAATAATAAAATTAGATGGAAACAAGGGTTTCTTTTGCTTTGTACATCGATTCCAACAGCTCAATACACAGCATATAAGTTTGGAAGATTTGAAGATACCGAAATCGGTAAACAGTTGTTTTATGGGACTCCGTTTTCAGAGTTTATTTACCTGATCGTATTCACTGTTTTTTTAGGAATTCTTGCTATTTATAATATGATCACTGCCTTAAGGCGAAGAAGAAGATACTTCCAAACTTTAGAAGTTCGGTCACAAAATTTAAATTCCAATATTGCAACCGATTCGAAAACAAACGAAAACCAAATGGAGCCGTTTACCTATTCACCAAAATCTGCTATCATTGTTCTTCTTACTGGAATCTTTTTTGGATTGTTTTCTTCTTTATTTGGAATTGGGGGAGGTTTTTTGGCTGTTCCTCTGTTTGTGTATTATTTTCGTATGAGTCCTGTGGAAGCTGTGGCTACTTCGTTTTTAGGAATCTTTCTTACGTCCTTTGGAACGAGTGTTATGTTTTTTTTCCAAGGTAAATTACATTTGGAATTAGCACTCATTGGAAGTTTTGGTGGGATCTTTGGAGCCAGGATCGGTTCTTTAAAAGCAATCAATGCCAAACCTTACAGCATCTTGCTTGTAACAGCCACATTCCAATTCTTAGTTGTGATTTGGTATGTGATTGGCAAACTTCCTAAATTCTAA
- a CDS encoding EAL domain-containing protein: MKPKFPEDQLISTPSGKIPKLYSCTECRNGAGLDFSFTMAFQPIIDWNQKTIYSHEALVRGTNGESAYSILSKVNSTNRYQFDQACRIKAIQLASQIGIPSYLNINFLPNAVYQPETCIRATLEASKEYQFPLNRLVFELTEGEEVQDHDHIINIFKTYKEYGFLTAIDDFGSGYSGLNLLAKFQPDLIKLDMELIRNIQSNSVAQKLTKAIANVCQEIGIAVIAEGVETIGELKVLVDMGISLYQGYLFSKPAFESAGEVVFPTL, from the coding sequence ATGAAGCCTAAATTTCCTGAAGACCAACTCATTTCAACACCGTCAGGTAAAATTCCCAAGTTGTATAGTTGTACCGAGTGTCGTAATGGGGCAGGTTTAGATTTTTCTTTTACTATGGCCTTCCAACCTATTATTGATTGGAACCAAAAAACCATTTATTCCCATGAGGCACTTGTTCGCGGTACTAACGGTGAATCTGCCTATTCCATTCTTTCTAAAGTAAATTCAACTAACAGATACCAGTTTGACCAAGCCTGTCGAATCAAAGCAATCCAACTGGCAAGTCAGATTGGTATTCCTTCTTATTTGAATATTAACTTTTTACCAAATGCAGTTTACCAACCAGAGACTTGTATTCGTGCTACTCTCGAAGCAAGTAAAGAATACCAATTTCCTTTGAATCGATTGGTATTTGAGTTAACGGAAGGAGAAGAAGTGCAAGACCACGATCATATTATCAATATATTCAAAACTTATAAAGAATATGGATTTTTGACTGCCATTGATGATTTTGGATCTGGATACTCTGGACTCAATTTGTTGGCAAAATTCCAACCTGACCTCATTAAGTTAGATATGGAACTCATCCGAAACATCCAGTCCAATTCAGTGGCTCAAAAATTAACAAAGGCAATTGCTAATGTATGTCAGGAAATCGGAATCGCTGTGATTGCAGAAGGTGTTGAGACAATCGGTGAATTGAAAGTTTTGGTAGATATGGGAATTTCTCTCTACCAAGGATACTTGTTTTCCAAACCAGCATTTGAATCTGCTGGTGAAGTAGTTTTTCCTACTCTTTAA
- a CDS encoding Acg family FMN-binding oxidoreductase, which produces MKLTRKRFLMNSFATGALVSLSTLQKTLYAYSNKDSNLHREDPLRFAESLGMTKPLDQILITALLAPNSHNSQPWKIRKVSDSEFLLFGDGDKQLIEIDSLNRQFFHTQGCFLELAHLTADKLMFDTKIAYFPIGKPGPKTFSTLPVAKFQIFPKTKCVHDFLFAGVPNRRMNRSVYSGDYISKEEIEDLKMLMGPNKHKLLFVNDPKQLESILPILDAAFAMETNRTISNELNRKWFRVSKEDIYQKRDGLTLEGNGLSGIKLWFAKTFFVDLSKETWHSESAKEAGIQMFQKQVYSSKALVFLITENSDDERTWIEVGRDFMRLSLASAVRDFAFHTMNQSVEDYPESREFTKQLKTILGLKSKDQIQLIARMGRSSYEYNSPRRELSSFLI; this is translated from the coding sequence ATGAAGCTCACAAGAAAAAGATTTCTAATGAATAGTTTTGCCACTGGAGCCTTGGTTTCTCTCTCCACACTTCAAAAAACCTTATATGCATACAGTAATAAAGATTCGAACCTTCATAGGGAAGATCCGCTAAGGTTTGCAGAATCATTAGGAATGACCAAACCACTGGACCAGATCCTTATCACAGCGCTTTTGGCTCCCAACTCCCATAATTCACAGCCTTGGAAAATTAGAAAGGTTTCCGATTCGGAATTTTTACTTTTTGGTGATGGGGATAAACAACTTATCGAAATCGATTCGCTCAACCGGCAATTTTTCCATACACAAGGTTGTTTTCTGGAGCTTGCTCATTTAACAGCCGATAAACTAATGTTCGATACGAAAATCGCATACTTTCCAATTGGAAAACCAGGACCAAAAACTTTTTCAACTTTGCCAGTGGCAAAATTCCAAATTTTCCCAAAAACAAAATGTGTGCACGACTTTTTATTTGCAGGTGTCCCTAACCGCAGAATGAACAGGTCTGTATATTCTGGAGATTACATTTCAAAAGAAGAAATAGAAGATTTAAAAATGTTAATGGGGCCTAACAAACATAAATTACTCTTTGTGAATGATCCAAAACAATTAGAATCCATACTTCCCATTTTGGATGCAGCTTTCGCAATGGAAACCAATCGCACCATTTCCAATGAACTGAACCGAAAATGGTTCCGAGTTTCGAAAGAGGATATCTACCAAAAAAGAGATGGACTCACATTAGAAGGAAATGGACTTTCAGGAATCAAACTTTGGTTTGCCAAAACCTTCTTTGTAGATTTATCAAAAGAAACATGGCATTCAGAATCGGCGAAAGAAGCAGGAATCCAAATGTTTCAAAAGCAAGTGTATTCTTCTAAGGCTCTTGTTTTTTTGATCACAGAAAATTCTGATGACGAAAGGACTTGGATAGAAGTAGGAAGAGATTTTATGCGGTTGAGTCTGGCATCGGCGGTCCGAGATTTTGCCTTCCATACCATGAACCAATCGGTGGAGGATTATCCAGAAAGTAGAGAGTTCACCAAACAACTGAAAACGATCCTTGGCCTAAAGTCAAAAGATCAAATTCAGTTGATCGCTAGGATGGGTAGGAGTTCGTATGAATACAATTCCCCTAGACGTGAATTAAGTAGTTTCCTAATTTAA
- a CDS encoding DsbA family oxidoreductase produces MSTNSEPFSIDIVSDVACPWCYVGKKKLELALQTVGDQINPQVKWRPFQLSPEIPEEGIDYKEHLTQKFGSLDRLDGAWQRLTEIGKSVGIPFRFEDIPKATNTLVLHALVAGLSTLDEQAQLVDRFFAANFSEGKDLTDKEIIWKVAEPLYKDRSKFDAIFNDPELKENIRQEILYYHQNGISGVPYFIIGGKYAVSGAQDTSVFVEVIETVLKERESEKPSQ; encoded by the coding sequence ATGTCAACCAACTCTGAACCTTTTTCCATCGATATCGTCTCCGATGTAGCTTGTCCCTGGTGTTACGTAGGAAAAAAGAAACTGGAGTTGGCCCTACAAACGGTCGGAGATCAAATTAACCCCCAAGTCAAATGGAGGCCATTCCAACTTTCTCCAGAGATTCCTGAAGAAGGAATTGATTACAAAGAGCACCTAACACAAAAATTTGGAAGTTTGGATAGATTGGATGGTGCATGGCAACGGTTGACTGAAATCGGAAAATCAGTGGGAATTCCCTTTCGATTTGAAGACATCCCAAAAGCTACAAATACTCTCGTACTCCATGCACTTGTAGCAGGACTTTCAACTTTAGACGAACAAGCTCAGTTAGTAGATCGTTTTTTTGCGGCAAACTTTTCTGAAGGAAAAGACCTCACAGACAAAGAAATCATTTGGAAAGTCGCTGAACCATTGTACAAAGATCGATCTAAGTTTGATGCCATTTTCAATGACCCAGAACTCAAAGAGAATATTCGACAAGAAATTTTATATTACCATCAAAATGGAATCAGCGGAGTACCGTATTTTATTATTGGCGGAAAGTATGCAGTGAGTGGCGCGCAAGATACTTCGGTCTTTGTGGAAGTGATTGAAACTGTATTAAAAGAACGCGAATCAGAAAAACCAAGTCAATAA
- a CDS encoding efflux RND transporter permease subunit yields MKKIIHFFVYKPLVANLVFIFLFLAGMISVLSMKREAFPRVNFRQVRVLTVYPGASPVDVEKKVTIPIEEKLREVEGLDSVRSISRNSESDISIKIDLEHNNPDGVVNDIRRAVDRVTNLPTQVKDRPIVTEQKSSNFPVLEIAIHGAMDEMELQEMGRFIEDEMRKVSGVSRVDAFGKRKEEWRIRVDPELKKRYTLGFSDIINAISKRNISVPAGSFLRPITQDIRVTGEINEINDIKNIPVRSNETGNTILLSQVANVKDTYERPRVIAVVNGEPAYVLQIIKKDSADIIRTVQAVQERIAELKKQIPANIQFTELNNEGARAIKRLDVVITNSLQGLFLVVVVLILFFSFKDSLLTSLSLPLTLFATTIAFPIFDVSFNLVSMLGIIISLGMLVDNSIIISENIYKHRSRKIDSREAAVLGASELFVPIIGSYLTTVAAFLPMAFMSGIMGKFIWQIPFMVIVALTLSLFESFLLLPVRYAQFTSHEVKKRSKHRERFRSVLENGFDSLKSAFTRFITKVVNRPFLTLGSILIVFLSSCGLVGLMNFNLFPKEGIDYVMVRAEFPPDFSAQETTKQLQYFQPILNKIPKNEVQSIILKIGIQQTDPTDPLTRIGEQLGMAQIILVPETERKRTAQEIFGELEPDLKKLPGAVSVMVDLVVNGPPIGAAVTVAIEGRDYKTLKQISNEMQDFLRKQEGVININDDYKPGREEIQIRMKDTASAITGIDTQITAYYVRTAMEGLEASNLRKGKDEVKIVIQNDDQFRDGMEDLDSIQISNKFGLLTPITAVTTKTTVQGIEALYHNDYEKAITVLADVDEAKTSSSIVNGKIVDEFGNIGKKYPGYKIKFRGEQEETAKSMVSLLTAGVLAFFGIFAILAIIFNSIKKPILILLSIPLGFVGVVFGFLISGKALSFLAMIGIIGLAGVIVNASIVLVDTIQEFQAKGEGLYESLITASGERFRPILVTTLTTMAGMIPTAYAIGGSDPLLIPMTLSLAWGLGFGTFGSLIFIPASFSAYYKLKKRK; encoded by the coding sequence ATGAAAAAAATCATTCATTTCTTCGTCTATAAACCATTAGTTGCTAATTTGGTTTTTATCTTTTTGTTCCTTGCTGGGATGATCTCAGTCCTTTCGATGAAACGAGAAGCTTTCCCTCGGGTGAACTTTCGCCAAGTCCGAGTTCTCACTGTCTATCCCGGTGCAAGCCCTGTGGATGTGGAAAAAAAAGTTACCATACCCATTGAAGAAAAGTTACGTGAAGTGGAAGGATTGGATTCCGTTCGTTCCATCTCTCGCAACTCAGAATCCGATATCAGCATTAAAATTGATTTAGAACACAATAACCCGGATGGTGTTGTGAACGATATCAGACGTGCCGTTGACCGTGTGACCAATTTACCAACGCAAGTCAAAGATCGACCAATTGTAACGGAACAGAAGAGTTCCAACTTTCCTGTGTTAGAGATAGCAATCCATGGTGCTATGGATGAAATGGAACTTCAGGAAATGGGTAGGTTCATCGAAGATGAAATGCGAAAGGTTTCTGGTGTTTCTCGTGTGGATGCTTTTGGAAAACGGAAAGAAGAGTGGCGTATTCGTGTGGATCCCGAATTAAAGAAACGATATACACTCGGTTTTTCTGATATCATCAATGCAATATCGAAACGAAATATCAGTGTTCCTGCCGGATCATTTTTACGACCGATCACCCAAGACATTCGTGTGACTGGTGAAATCAACGAAATCAATGATATTAAAAATATTCCCGTTCGTTCCAATGAAACTGGAAATACAATTCTTTTGTCTCAAGTTGCCAATGTAAAAGATACATATGAAAGGCCACGAGTAATAGCAGTTGTCAATGGCGAACCAGCTTACGTTTTACAAATCATTAAAAAAGATAGCGCTGACATCATTCGAACAGTGCAAGCTGTTCAGGAAAGAATTGCTGAATTAAAAAAGCAAATCCCCGCGAACATTCAGTTTACGGAATTAAACAACGAAGGGGCTCGTGCTATCAAACGATTGGATGTAGTGATCACCAATTCACTTCAAGGTTTGTTTTTGGTAGTAGTAGTGCTTATTCTCTTCTTTAGTTTTAAAGATTCATTACTCACAAGTCTTTCATTACCACTGACACTTTTTGCTACAACCATAGCATTTCCAATTTTTGATGTTTCTTTCAACTTAGTATCGATGCTTGGAATTATCATTTCGCTTGGTATGTTAGTTGATAATAGTATTATCATCTCTGAAAATATTTATAAACATAGATCTAGAAAAATTGATTCTAGAGAAGCTGCTGTTCTTGGTGCAAGTGAATTATTTGTTCCGATCATTGGTTCTTATCTCACTACTGTAGCGGCATTTTTACCTATGGCATTTATGTCTGGAATTATGGGTAAATTCATTTGGCAAATTCCATTTATGGTGATTGTAGCCTTGACTTTATCTTTGTTTGAATCTTTTTTATTACTTCCCGTTCGGTATGCGCAGTTTACTTCACATGAAGTCAAAAAACGTTCGAAACACCGGGAACGTTTTCGGTCCGTTTTAGAAAATGGTTTTGATTCATTAAAATCTGCATTCACTCGTTTTATTACAAAAGTTGTGAATCGCCCTTTTCTTACCTTAGGATCCATTCTCATTGTATTTTTATCTTCCTGCGGATTGGTGGGACTGATGAACTTCAATTTATTTCCAAAGGAAGGAATTGATTATGTGATGGTTCGAGCAGAATTCCCTCCTGACTTTTCTGCACAAGAGACCACAAAACAACTGCAATACTTTCAACCAATTTTAAATAAAATTCCTAAGAACGAAGTACAAAGTATCATTTTAAAAATTGGAATCCAACAAACGGATCCTACTGATCCATTAACGCGAATTGGTGAGCAGTTAGGAATGGCTCAGATCATTCTTGTTCCCGAAACAGAACGCAAACGAACTGCTCAAGAGATTTTTGGGGAGTTAGAACCTGATTTGAAAAAACTTCCAGGTGCGGTATCTGTCATGGTAGATTTAGTGGTCAACGGCCCACCGATTGGGGCAGCAGTGACTGTTGCGATTGAAGGTCGTGATTATAAAACGCTAAAACAAATCTCAAATGAGATGCAGGATTTTTTGCGGAAACAAGAGGGAGTCATCAATATTAACGATGATTACAAACCAGGTAGAGAAGAAATCCAAATTCGAATGAAGGATACTGCATCTGCCATCACAGGAATTGATACACAAATCACTGCTTATTATGTTCGAACAGCTATGGAAGGTCTTGAGGCATCTAACTTACGTAAAGGTAAGGATGAAGTAAAAATTGTCATACAGAATGATGATCAGTTTAGAGATGGAATGGAAGATTTGGATTCAATTCAAATATCTAATAAATTTGGTCTCCTAACACCGATTACAGCTGTTACCACAAAAACAACGGTCCAAGGAATTGAAGCGTTGTACCATAACGATTATGAAAAAGCAATTACTGTTCTTGCGGATGTAGATGAAGCCAAAACCAGTTCTTCAATAGTGAATGGGAAAATTGTGGATGAGTTTGGGAATATTGGTAAAAAGTATCCCGGTTATAAAATCAAATTTCGCGGGGAACAAGAAGAAACTGCCAAGTCGATGGTGTCTCTTTTGACTGCAGGTGTTCTTGCCTTTTTTGGAATTTTTGCCATCCTTGCAATCATCTTCAATAGTATTAAAAAACCTATCCTCATTTTACTCTCGATTCCATTAGGTTTTGTGGGAGTGGTATTTGGATTTTTGATTTCAGGAAAGGCATTAAGTTTCCTTGCGATGATTGGAATCATTGGTCTTGCAGGAGTGATTGTGAACGCATCCATCGTACTTGTGGATACCATCCAAGAATTCCAAGCCAAAGGAGAAGGGCTGTATGAATCTCTCATTACAGCTTCTGGTGAAAGATTTCGTCCCATTCTTGTGACAACCCTCACCACTATGGCAGGAATGATTCCGACTGCGTATGCTATCGGTGGATCAGATCCACTCCTCATTCCGATGACACTTTCTTTAGCATGGGGACTTGGATTTGGAACCTTTGGATCTTTAATCTTTATCCCCGCTAGTTTTTCCGCCTATTACAAACTTAAAAAACGAAAATAA
- a CDS encoding DUF2804 domain-containing protein, whose amino-acid sequence MPEIKKQIPLLNNDGTLTEEGWARSPFWTYNRESIAASALKIKEWDYYSILSPTKDFGITITASDLGYAGLFAICFLDFKRGTFKQIDTLSVLPLGKTGFPRVNSSGVVQFEDKKLRIRFEVIGGKRILEFESKSFEAPDGGKGIQGKIELNEPKMDSMNIATSWKENRKAFYYNTKINCMPASGQVQVGNTIYQFDSKKDFGALDWGRGVWTYKNRWYWSSVSAYLDGKPFGLNLGYGFTDRTPASENVIFYDGKIHKLDEVNFIIDTKNYMAPWKFTSNNNRLDLEFTPIVDRNSYMNFLIIKTVQHQVFGMFNGTVVLDDGKKLKLQNILGFAEDVLNHY is encoded by the coding sequence ATGCCTGAGATTAAAAAACAAATTCCTCTACTCAATAACGACGGAACCCTCACGGAAGAAGGTTGGGCCAGATCTCCTTTTTGGACTTACAATCGCGAAAGTATTGCGGCATCCGCTTTAAAAATTAAGGAATGGGATTATTACTCCATTCTTTCTCCGACAAAAGATTTTGGAATTACAATCACGGCATCTGATCTAGGTTATGCGGGACTTTTTGCGATTTGTTTTTTGGATTTCAAAAGAGGAACATTCAAACAAATTGATACTCTCTCCGTTTTGCCTCTTGGAAAAACTGGATTCCCACGAGTCAACAGCAGCGGTGTTGTCCAATTTGAAGACAAAAAACTGAGAATCCGATTTGAAGTCATTGGCGGAAAACGAATTTTAGAATTTGAATCAAAATCATTTGAAGCGCCAGATGGAGGCAAAGGAATCCAAGGTAAAATTGAACTGAACGAACCAAAAATGGATTCAATGAATATTGCAACCTCTTGGAAAGAAAACCGAAAAGCATTTTATTATAATACAAAAATCAATTGTATGCCTGCTTCTGGCCAGGTCCAGGTTGGTAACACAATCTACCAATTTGATTCTAAAAAAGATTTTGGAGCCCTCGACTGGGGTCGCGGAGTCTGGACTTATAAAAACAGATGGTACTGGAGTTCCGTATCAGCTTATTTGGATGGAAAACCTTTTGGCCTCAACTTAGGATATGGATTTACCGATAGAACTCCGGCTTCTGAAAATGTTATTTTTTATGATGGAAAAATTCATAAACTTGATGAAGTGAATTTCATCATCGATACTAAAAACTATATGGCGCCATGGAAATTCACTTCCAATAACAACCGTTTGGATTTGGAATTTACACCGATTGTGGATAGAAATTCTTATATGAATTTTTTAATCATCAAAACCGTACAACATCAAGTGTTTGGAATGTTTAATGGAACAGTAGTTTTAGATGATGGGAAAAAACTAAAACTTCAAAACATCCTCGGGTTTGCCGAAGATGTTCTGAATCATTACTAA